One stretch of Malus domestica chromosome 14, GDT2T_hap1 DNA includes these proteins:
- the LOC103455623 gene encoding probable calcium-binding protein CML27, with product MATNGAPTSTGPKPVVTDEVQKVFKGFDASGDGKISVNELGNDLKALGSNVSGDKLKRVMVDLDTDNDGFICLDEFNAFWVSDSKDGGAAELKDAFDLYDQDRNGLISTNELHLVLSRLNLACTVEDCNRMIKSVDADGDGNVNFEEFKKMMGHSVSTN from the coding sequence ATGGCAACCAACGGAGCCCCAACCTCGACCGGCCCCAAACCCGTAGTCACCGACGAGGTCCAGAAGGTCTTCAAAGGCTTCGACGCCAGCGGCGATGGCAAGATCTCCGTCAACGAGCTCGGCAACGACCTCAAGGCCCTCGGCTCCAACGTCTCCGGCGACAAGCTCAAGCGCGTCATGGTCGATCTCGACACCGACAACGATGGCTTCATTTGCCTCGACGAGTTCAACGCCTTCTGGGTCTCCGACTCCAAGGACGGCGGCGCCGCTGAGCTCAAAGACGCCTTCGATCTCTACGACCAGGACCGCAACGGCCTCATCTCCACCAACGAACTCCACCTGGTGCTCAGCCGCCTCAACTTGGCCTGCACGGTCGAGGATTGCAACCGGATGATCAAGTCCGTCGATGCCGACGGCGACGGGAATGTGAATTTCGAGGAGTTCAAGAAGATGATGGGACACAGCGTCTCCACCAACTGA